The following proteins are encoded in a genomic region of Methanoculleus oceani:
- a CDS encoding mechanosensitive ion channel family protein, translating into MNSILYGSAIVLCGIVAAFVLHEVFRWLQKKADLTESRLDDIVLYSLDKPLCIAIILGSVWLAVTLFVDLEALLGEYAWLFSGQYFTAVAILIAAWAISSFAYSFVNLYGRWMASKTETDLDDRIIRVFEVSARYVVWFVAILMVLQTLEVNITPLIAGAGIAGLAVALAAQDIISNFFGGAVILMDRPFAVNDRIKIDTYLGDVISIGPRSTRIKTMDYQMVTIPNSKVASSVIVNYAMPDVKLKIKVPISVAYGSDVKRVKEILLEIADEAAARSKYVLSDPAPTVYFLEFGASSMDFMLVIWAQAFNMAWDVQDYVNTRVCERFTEEGIEIPFPQMDVHMRD; encoded by the coding sequence ATGAACAGCATCCTGTATGGAAGCGCGATCGTCCTCTGTGGGATCGTCGCCGCATTCGTCTTGCACGAGGTGTTCCGGTGGCTGCAGAAGAAGGCCGACCTCACCGAATCCAGACTGGACGACATTGTACTCTACTCGCTCGATAAACCCCTCTGTATCGCCATAATCCTGGGTTCCGTCTGGCTCGCCGTAACGCTCTTCGTCGACCTTGAGGCCCTCCTCGGGGAGTACGCGTGGCTCTTCTCCGGGCAGTACTTCACCGCGGTGGCAATCCTCATCGCGGCATGGGCGATTTCCTCATTTGCCTACAGCTTCGTCAACCTCTACGGCAGGTGGATGGCGTCGAAGACCGAGACCGACCTCGACGACCGGATCATCCGGGTGTTCGAGGTCTCGGCACGCTACGTGGTCTGGTTCGTCGCCATCCTCATGGTCCTCCAGACGCTCGAGGTGAACATCACGCCGCTCATCGCCGGTGCCGGGATCGCCGGCCTGGCGGTGGCGCTCGCGGCCCAGGATATCATCTCCAACTTCTTCGGGGGTGCGGTGATCCTCATGGACAGGCCGTTTGCGGTCAACGACCGCATCAAGATCGACACCTACCTAGGGGACGTGATCAGCATCGGCCCCCGCAGCACCCGGATCAAGACAATGGACTACCAGATGGTCACCATCCCGAACTCGAAGGTCGCGAGCAGCGTCATCGTCAACTACGCCATGCCGGACGTCAAGTTAAAGATCAAGGTTCCGATCTCGGTCGCATACGGCAGCGACGTCAAGCGCGTAAAAGAGATCCTCCTCGAGATCGCAGACGAGGCGGCGGCCCGGTCGAAATATGTCCTCTCCGACCCTGCGCCGACCGTCTACTTCCTCGAGTTCGGGGCGTCGAGCATGGACTTCATGCTCGTCATCTGGGCGCAGGCCTTCAACATGGCCTGGGACGTCCAGGACTACGTGAACACGCGCGTCTGCGAGCGATTTACAGAAGAGGGGATAGAGATCCCGTTCCCACAGATGGACGTTCATATGCGGGACTGA
- the hypD gene encoding hydrogenase formation protein HypD, translating into MAVGKEILDALHALVDRDITLMHICGTHEAAIARAGLRSILPRKLKIVMGPGCPVCITPQGEIDAALDLVEQGCTIATYGDLLRVPGSKGSLESSGGDIRVVQGVHKAVEIARREPEREVVFISVGFETTAPTVAATILSRPPENFSILSCHRLVPPAMAWLLAQGEASLDGFLLPGHVCAVMGYEEYERFPVPQVVAGFEPEDILLGLLMAVRQVREGVHRVDNAYPRVVTREGNVKAKRLMYEVFEPFDVEWRGFPVIPASGLRLKPEFEGYDAQKKFDIEIRHVDKHSACICDKVLRGIARPSDCKLFGKACTPRTPVGPCMVSHEGACKIWQLYESRRA; encoded by the coding sequence ATGGCGGTTGGTAAGGAAATCCTCGATGCGCTCCACGCCCTTGTAGACCGGGATATCACGCTCATGCACATCTGCGGCACCCACGAGGCGGCGATCGCGCGCGCCGGGCTCCGGAGCATCCTCCCCCGAAAGCTCAAGATCGTGATGGGGCCGGGCTGTCCTGTCTGCATCACGCCGCAGGGCGAGATCGACGCCGCGCTCGACCTGGTGGAGCAGGGCTGCACCATAGCCACCTACGGCGACCTGCTGCGCGTCCCGGGGTCGAAGGGGTCGCTCGAGTCGAGCGGCGGGGACATCCGGGTGGTGCAGGGCGTTCACAAGGCGGTGGAGATCGCACGGAGGGAGCCCGAACGGGAGGTCGTCTTCATATCGGTCGGCTTCGAGACCACCGCGCCGACGGTCGCCGCCACGATCCTCTCCCGCCCGCCCGAAAACTTCTCCATCCTCTCGTGCCACCGGCTCGTCCCGCCCGCGATGGCGTGGCTCCTCGCCCAGGGGGAGGCGTCGCTCGACGGGTTCCTCCTCCCCGGGCACGTCTGCGCGGTGATGGGCTACGAGGAGTACGAACGGTTCCCCGTCCCCCAGGTCGTCGCGGGGTTCGAGCCGGAGGACATCCTCCTCGGCCTCCTGATGGCGGTGCGGCAGGTCCGCGAGGGCGTGCACCGGGTGGACAACGCCTACCCGCGCGTGGTCACCCGGGAGGGGAACGTCAAGGCAAAGCGCCTGATGTATGAGGTCTTCGAGCCGTTCGACGTCGAGTGGCGCGGCTTTCCCGTGATCCCGGCATCGGGCCTCCGCCTGAAACCGGAGTTCGAGGGCTACGACGCGCAGAAGAAGTTCGATATCGAGATCCGGCACGTGGACAAGCACTCAGCCTGCATCTGCGACAAAGTGCTGCGCGGCATCGCACGGCCCTCCGACTGCAAACTCTTCGGAAAGGCCTGCACCCCGCGCACTCCCGTCGGCCCCTGCATGGTCAGCCACGAAGGAGCGTGCAAGATCTGGCAGCTCTATGAGTCAAGGAGGGCCTGA
- a CDS encoding PAS domain S-box protein codes for MHSEPPNGRDTLREKIIGLGETSLHKSYYPELQSRLAELERFRALLDQTYDAIFLIRAKTGMLADVNAAVRAYLGYSKKELLATSFADLISPQQRAWFVDFVRKNDDLPSESRQTCTASLVSRAGSEIPMEITVRSVTFGGEQYIVAIARDITDRIRTERDLKIKESALESSTNGILIADLTGAVMYANRSFASMFGYGEGGAITGRNLEAFFADPTVGEKVTAHLLDNPAIVQETIGLRNNGSPFHIQVSGSVVQNDAGQPLCIMLIVMDITWRIHTDQMKQETYAQLGRNIEQFAILGDHIRNPLQVIVGYAEMLDDPFAGKILEQSRRIDEIITELDRGWVESANVRQFLRRHGDGAEPPEEAFLCLWK; via the coding sequence ATGCACTCTGAACCTCCCAACGGCCGGGATACGCTCCGGGAGAAGATCATCGGTCTTGGGGAGACGTCCCTGCACAAGAGTTACTACCCGGAACTGCAGAGCCGGCTTGCGGAACTCGAGCGGTTCCGGGCGCTGCTTGATCAGACCTACGATGCGATCTTTCTCATCCGTGCAAAGACCGGGATGCTTGCGGACGTCAACGCGGCCGTGAGGGCGTACCTGGGCTACTCGAAGAAGGAGCTGCTTGCAACATCATTTGCCGACCTGATCTCCCCGCAGCAGAGGGCCTGGTTTGTCGATTTCGTCCGGAAAAACGACGATCTCCCCTCCGAATCCCGGCAGACCTGCACCGCGTCGCTCGTATCAAGGGCCGGATCGGAGATCCCGATGGAGATCACCGTCCGGTCGGTCACCTTCGGCGGCGAGCAGTATATCGTAGCGATTGCACGGGACATTACCGACCGGATTCGCACCGAGCGGGATCTGAAGATAAAGGAGAGTGCTCTCGAATCGTCGACAAACGGCATCCTCATCGCCGATCTCACCGGGGCCGTCATGTATGCCAACCGGAGTTTTGCCTCGATGTTCGGGTACGGAGAGGGGGGTGCAATCACGGGGCGAAACCTGGAGGCATTCTTTGCGGACCCCACCGTCGGGGAGAAGGTTACGGCCCATCTCCTCGACAACCCTGCGATCGTGCAGGAGACGATCGGGCTGCGAAACAACGGGTCTCCGTTTCATATCCAGGTCTCGGGCAGCGTCGTGCAGAACGATGCCGGGCAGCCGCTCTGTATCATGCTGATTGTTATGGATATCACCTGGCGGATCCACACCGATCAGATGAAACAGGAGACATACGCGCAGCTCGGGAGAAACATCGAGCAGTTTGCCATTCTCGGGGACCATATCCGGAACCCGCTGCAGGTGATCGTCGGGTATGCGGAGATGCTTGACGACCCGTTTGCCGGGAAGATCCTCGAGCAGTCACGCCGGATTGACGAGATCATCACCGAGCTCGACCGGGGATGGGTCGAGTCGGCGAACGTCAGGCAGTTTCTGCGGAGGCATGGAGATGGTGCGGAGCCCCCTGAGGAGGCGTTTTTATGCTTATGGAAATAG
- the ercA gene encoding alcohol dehydrogenase-like regulatory protein ErcA, which yields MIQRSQLDLRKFVAPEFVCGHGALQLAGRYARNLGMKQVLLVTDPGVRAAGWAEAVGESLTEAGISFTVFDSISVNPRSRQVMSGKEVYLSEECTGIVAVGGGSPMDCAKGIGIASSNMQDILAFEGVDRVPVPAPPLICIPTTAGSSADVSQFAIITDEERKRKIAIVSKALVPDISLLDPEPLTTMPRDLTVDTGMDTLSHAIEAYVSNASSPMTDVHALEAIRLVRSALPAALEEPEDLNLRFSTLLASLHAGLAFSNASLGAVHAMAHSLGGAYDLAHGRCNALLLEHVIAANYEAAADRYDRIGAILGNGPDERTPPAEGVAAFRKTLGITETLAEIGVREDAIPALAHGAYADPCMVTNPRNLACEDIERIYEHAL from the coding sequence ATGATCCAGAGAAGCCAGCTTGACCTGAGAAAATTCGTAGCTCCCGAGTTTGTCTGCGGGCACGGGGCACTGCAGCTTGCAGGCAGGTATGCACGCAATTTAGGGATGAAGCAGGTACTCCTCGTCACCGACCCGGGTGTCCGGGCCGCAGGCTGGGCCGAGGCCGTAGGGGAGAGCCTGACTGAAGCAGGAATATCGTTCACCGTTTTCGACTCTATCTCTGTAAATCCCCGTTCCCGGCAGGTGATGTCGGGTAAGGAGGTTTACCTGTCCGAAGAATGCACCGGCATCGTCGCCGTCGGTGGAGGAAGCCCGATGGACTGCGCCAAGGGAATCGGGATAGCAAGCTCCAACATGCAGGATATCCTCGCGTTCGAGGGCGTCGACCGGGTGCCGGTGCCTGCGCCGCCTCTCATCTGCATCCCGACGACCGCCGGGAGTTCCGCCGATGTCTCCCAGTTCGCCATCATCACGGACGAGGAGAGAAAACGAAAAATCGCCATCGTCAGTAAAGCACTCGTTCCCGACATCTCTCTGCTCGATCCCGAACCGCTGACGACGATGCCCCGGGACCTGACCGTAGATACCGGCATGGACACCTTGAGCCACGCGATCGAGGCCTACGTCTCGAACGCCAGTTCCCCGATGACCGACGTGCATGCCCTCGAGGCGATACGGCTCGTCAGAAGCGCACTGCCTGCGGCCCTGGAAGAGCCGGAAGACCTGAACCTGCGGTTCTCGACCCTCCTTGCCAGCCTTCACGCAGGACTCGCGTTCTCCAACGCAAGCCTCGGGGCCGTGCATGCGATGGCGCACAGTCTCGGAGGGGCCTACGACCTTGCGCACGGGCGGTGCAACGCGCTGCTCCTCGAGCACGTGATCGCGGCCAACTACGAGGCGGCGGCGGACCGGTACGACCGGATAGGAGCGATCCTCGGGAATGGACCGGACGAACGAACACCCCCGGCGGAGGGGGTGGCGGCGTTCAGGAAAACGCTTGGCATTACCGAGACCCTCGCCGAAATCGGCGTCCGGGAGGATGCGATCCCCGCCCTTGCCCATGGGGCGTACGCCGACCCCTGCATGGTAACGAACCCGCGCAACCTCGCCTGCGAAGATATCGAACGGATCTATGAGCATGCACTCTGA